Proteins encoded together in one Rhizobium bangladeshense window:
- a CDS encoding DUF4159 domain-containing protein translates to MSALPFAFAYPAILGALIALPVIWWLLRLTPPRPKTEVFPPLKILASVLKREETPAQSPWWLTLLRMLLAAIIILAIADPVFNPRTNSLASSGPLVLFVDNSWAAAPDWERRIQTADALVDDAESAGMPVSITFTADPTNDAVPGTAANARDKLRATEPRPLVPDRERAFQALRAALNGVKPGTLAFLTDGAAAKTDDATVRRLAELQPADLRLIEGDATKTVAVTAANNAADAMTVKVTRLDSSRPASVALNAVDAQGRSIANGRADFRPGQSVATSSITAPFEMRNDFARISVDSGATAGAVHLLDDAFKRRRVVLLSGTGADEFQPLLSPLYYIQRALQPYADLIQPTDSDLAVAIPKLLVSNPSIIIMADIGRLPEETYEPLTRWISNGGMLLRFAGPRMAAAPADDPLIPVILRQGERALGGTLSWSEPQSLAEFPSIGPFAGIPRPVDVVVKRQVLAEPTPDLAERTWASLADGTPLVTMKQLASGQIVLFHVTAEATWSDLPISGTFVDMLRHLLQISRSGGVTSETRGNARVSESLPPFRMLTAKGTLVSETGSARPLIPKAGVEPTANFDNPPGLYGSEDGFTSLNVLPDNAELKPLDATGINAVREGLIGGESWSAKPALFLAAFLLLLADSLIVLFMNGAFSRSRPAGRMATMIAIAVAAGFLAQPGTLHADDSRPGDDLILQRLDNTHLAYVVTGEQEVDNISERGLEGLTQFLTFRTTLEPAPPVGLDLTKDELSFYPIIYWPVSATAPMPSSAAISRIDAYMRNGGTVLFDTRDQISALDNGGNVSANGERLQAILANLDIPPLEPVPSDHVLTKSFYLLSSFPGRYAGSALWIEARQGGREPSEKSAATADGVSPILITGNDFAGAWAVDANGVPILPTVPSDEAQREYAYRAGVNIMMYMLTGNYKTDQVHVPDLLERLGQ, encoded by the coding sequence ATGAGCGCCCTTCCCTTCGCCTTCGCCTACCCCGCCATTCTCGGCGCCCTCATCGCTTTGCCGGTCATCTGGTGGCTGTTGCGGCTGACGCCGCCACGTCCCAAAACGGAAGTCTTTCCGCCGCTGAAGATCCTTGCCTCGGTTTTGAAGCGAGAGGAAACGCCGGCGCAGAGCCCCTGGTGGCTGACGCTGCTGCGCATGCTGCTCGCCGCCATCATCATCCTTGCGATTGCCGATCCGGTCTTCAATCCGCGCACCAATTCGCTCGCATCGAGCGGCCCGCTCGTCCTCTTCGTCGACAACAGCTGGGCGGCGGCGCCCGATTGGGAGCGTCGCATCCAAACCGCCGACGCGCTGGTGGACGATGCTGAATCCGCCGGCATGCCGGTGTCGATCACTTTCACCGCCGACCCTACCAACGACGCCGTACCGGGCACGGCAGCGAACGCCCGCGACAAGTTGCGCGCGACCGAACCGCGGCCGCTGGTCCCGGACCGCGAGCGCGCCTTTCAGGCGCTGCGGGCGGCCCTGAACGGCGTCAAGCCGGGCACTCTCGCCTTCTTGACCGACGGTGCCGCCGCAAAGACCGATGACGCGACGGTGCGCAGGCTAGCCGAGCTCCAGCCCGCCGATCTGCGCCTGATCGAAGGTGATGCCACGAAGACGGTTGCCGTCACCGCGGCTAACAATGCGGCCGACGCCATGACCGTCAAGGTCACACGGCTCGACAGTTCGCGCCCCGCATCCGTGGCGTTGAACGCCGTCGATGCCCAGGGCCGCTCGATCGCCAACGGCAGGGCAGATTTCCGCCCCGGTCAGAGCGTCGCCACAAGTTCGATCACGGCTCCCTTCGAGATGCGTAACGATTTCGCGCGGATCAGCGTCGACAGCGGCGCGACGGCCGGCGCGGTCCACCTTCTCGACGACGCATTCAAGCGCCGACGTGTCGTGCTGTTGTCCGGCACCGGAGCCGATGAATTCCAACCGCTGCTCTCGCCGCTCTACTACATCCAGCGGGCGCTGCAGCCCTATGCTGATCTCATCCAGCCCACGGATTCCGATCTGGCCGTCGCGATACCGAAACTTCTCGTCAGCAACCCCTCAATCATCATCATGGCCGATATCGGCCGCCTGCCGGAGGAGACCTACGAGCCTCTGACACGCTGGATATCGAACGGCGGCATGCTCCTGCGTTTCGCCGGCCCGCGCATGGCGGCGGCCCCCGCCGACGATCCGCTCATTCCGGTCATCCTGCGCCAGGGAGAACGTGCGCTGGGCGGCACCCTGTCCTGGAGCGAACCGCAGTCGCTTGCCGAATTTCCAAGCATAGGGCCATTCGCGGGCATACCGCGTCCTGTCGATGTCGTCGTCAAACGGCAGGTGCTCGCCGAGCCGACACCCGACCTTGCTGAACGCACCTGGGCAAGCCTTGCCGACGGCACGCCGCTGGTCACGATGAAGCAGCTCGCATCCGGCCAGATCGTCCTCTTCCACGTCACCGCGGAAGCGACCTGGTCCGATCTGCCGATCTCGGGCACTTTCGTCGATATGCTGCGCCACCTCCTTCAGATATCGCGCTCGGGCGGCGTGACGTCGGAGACGCGCGGCAATGCGCGTGTCTCGGAAAGCCTGCCGCCATTCCGCATGCTGACGGCAAAGGGCACGCTCGTCTCCGAGACGGGTTCGGCGCGGCCGCTCATTCCGAAAGCCGGAGTTGAGCCGACGGCGAATTTCGACAACCCGCCCGGGCTCTACGGCTCCGAGGACGGTTTCACCTCCTTGAACGTGCTGCCGGATAACGCTGAATTGAAACCGCTTGACGCGACGGGGATAAATGCGGTGCGCGAAGGCCTGATCGGCGGCGAAAGCTGGTCGGCAAAACCTGCGCTTTTTCTCGCGGCCTTTCTGCTGCTTCTAGCCGATAGCCTGATTGTGCTTTTCATGAACGGCGCCTTCTCGCGATCGCGCCCCGCCGGCCGTATGGCAACGATGATCGCGATCGCAGTCGCGGCAGGCTTTCTTGCCCAGCCCGGCACGCTTCACGCCGACGACTCCCGGCCTGGCGACGATCTCATCCTGCAGCGGCTTGACAATACGCATCTTGCCTACGTCGTCACCGGCGAGCAGGAGGTCGACAATATATCCGAGCGCGGCCTTGAGGGACTGACCCAGTTCCTGACCTTCCGCACGACGCTGGAACCGGCGCCGCCTGTGGGTCTCGATCTCACCAAGGACGAGCTCTCCTTCTATCCGATCATCTATTGGCCGGTGTCGGCAACGGCGCCGATGCCGTCATCGGCGGCGATCAGCCGTATCGACGCCTATATGCGCAATGGCGGCACGGTGCTTTTCGACACGCGTGACCAGATCAGCGCCCTGGACAATGGCGGGAATGTCAGTGCCAATGGCGAGAGGCTGCAGGCAATCCTTGCCAATCTCGACATCCCGCCGCTCGAGCCGGTGCCATCAGATCATGTGCTGACGAAATCCTTCTATCTTCTGTCGAGCTTTCCCGGTCGTTATGCCGGCAGCGCCCTATGGATCGAGGCACGTCAGGGCGGTCGCGAGCCGAGCGAAAAATCGGCAGCGACGGCCGATGGCGTTTCGCCGATCCTCATCACCGGTAATGATTTTGCCGGCGCCTGGGCCGTCGATGCCAACGGGGTCCCGATCCTGCCGACAGTGCCCTCGGATGAAGCGCAGCGTGAATATGCCTACCGCGCCGGCGTCAACATCATGATGTACATGCTGACCGGCAATTACAAAACCGACCAGGTTCATGTTCCCGACCTCCTCGAACGGTTAGGACAGTGA
- a CDS encoding GNAT family N-acetyltransferase yields MFPNAEGVFATHQSVHPVSVIMYKHDLVYLTEDASHDAAIEHINEEAFGPGRFARAAARIREQGPHDLSLSFICADDGETIASVRMTPVLAGKVKGHLLGPLAVRPSHKNMGIGRELVRIAVEAARRKGSEAVILVGDPPYYGPLGFEKVAYNALTFPGPVDPGRVLVVPIAEGVHERLKGPIAWRDTSY; encoded by the coding sequence ATGTTCCCGAACGCCGAAGGCGTGTTCGCGACCCATCAATCTGTCCATCCGGTTTCTGTCATCATGTACAAGCACGATCTCGTCTACCTCACTGAAGACGCGTCCCACGACGCCGCCATCGAACACATCAATGAAGAAGCCTTCGGTCCGGGCCGCTTCGCGCGGGCGGCGGCGCGAATCCGCGAACAAGGGCCGCATGACCTGTCGCTCTCCTTCATCTGCGCCGATGATGGCGAGACGATCGCCTCCGTGCGCATGACGCCGGTGCTGGCCGGCAAGGTGAAGGGGCATCTGCTCGGTCCGCTTGCCGTCCGTCCCTCGCACAAAAATATGGGCATCGGCCGGGAGTTGGTACGGATCGCAGTGGAAGCTGCGCGTCGCAAGGGTTCGGAAGCCGTCATCCTCGTCGGCGATCCTCCCTATTACGGCCCGCTCGGCTTCGAGAAGGTTGCCTACAATGCGCTTACCTTTCCTGGCCCCGTGGATCCAGGTCGGGTGCTCGTCGTTCCGATCGCCGAAGGTGTGCACGAACGGCTGAAAGGCCCCATTGCCTGGCGCGATACGTCTTATTAG
- a CDS encoding glutathione S-transferase family protein has translation MGMLVDGVWHDVWYDTKESKGHFKRQPSQFRNWVTADGEAGPSGNGGFKAEAGRYHLYVSLACPWAHRTLIFRKLKKLEELISVSVVDPLMLENGWEFKVGDGATGDHLFGAATLWQIYVKADPHYSGRVTVPVLWDKKTGTIVSNESAEIIRMFNGAFDALTGSKADFYPENLRAEIDALNATVYDTVNNGVYKAGFATTQEAYEENVGKLFETLDVLDDRLGRGRYLFGDILTEADWRLLTTLVRFDPVYVGHFKCNIRRIADYRNLPGYLRDLYQTAGVAETVNLKHIKQHYYRSHKTINPSGIVPVGPTLDLGSPHGRDKLNAA, from the coding sequence ATGGGAATGCTGGTGGACGGCGTCTGGCATGACGTCTGGTACGACACGAAGGAGAGCAAAGGCCATTTCAAGCGGCAGCCCTCGCAGTTCCGCAATTGGGTGACTGCGGACGGCGAGGCTGGGCCTTCCGGAAACGGCGGCTTCAAGGCCGAGGCCGGGCGTTATCATCTCTACGTCTCGCTTGCCTGTCCCTGGGCGCACCGCACGCTGATCTTCCGCAAGCTGAAGAAGCTGGAGGAGCTGATTTCGGTTTCTGTCGTGGATCCGCTGATGCTCGAGAATGGCTGGGAGTTCAAGGTCGGTGACGGCGCCACCGGCGATCACCTCTTCGGCGCCGCCACCCTCTGGCAGATCTACGTCAAGGCCGACCCCCATTATTCCGGCCGTGTCACCGTTCCCGTCCTCTGGGACAAGAAGACCGGCACGATCGTCAGCAATGAATCGGCCGAAATCATCCGCATGTTCAACGGCGCCTTCGATGCACTGACGGGCTCGAAGGCTGATTTTTATCCGGAGAATCTGCGTGCCGAAATCGACGCGCTGAACGCTACCGTCTACGACACCGTCAACAACGGCGTCTACAAGGCAGGCTTTGCCACAACTCAAGAAGCATACGAGGAAAATGTCGGCAAACTGTTCGAAACCCTCGATGTTCTCGACGATCGCCTGGGCAGGGGCCGCTACCTCTTCGGCGACATATTGACCGAGGCGGACTGGCGCCTCCTCACCACGCTGGTGCGCTTCGACCCTGTTTATGTCGGCCACTTCAAGTGCAATATCCGCCGCATCGCGGATTACCGCAACCTGCCCGGCTATCTCAGGGACCTCTATCAGACCGCAGGCGTTGCCGAGACGGTAAACCTGAAGCACATCAAGCAGCATTATTACCGCAGCCACAAGACGATAAACCCGAGCGGCATCGTTCCGGTCGGCCCGACACTCGATCTCGGCAGCCCGCATGGGCGCGACAAGCTGAATGCAGCCTGA
- a CDS encoding NUDIX domain-containing protein has protein sequence MVDKEKRPPHIRLALRLLHVYFSFARGMTMGVRAACFDKDGRIFLVRHSYIGGWHMPGGGLERNETAEEALVKELREEGNLRIIGKPQLVQVYFNTTTTRRDHVVFYRVTVEQTAPRPPDWEISDSGFFSLESLPEGTTEATHRRLAELRGEQEPDHRW, from the coding sequence ATGGTGGATAAAGAGAAGCGCCCCCCTCACATCAGGCTGGCCCTGCGCCTCCTGCATGTCTATTTCTCCTTTGCCCGCGGCATGACGATGGGTGTCCGGGCGGCCTGCTTCGACAAGGACGGCCGTATTTTCCTCGTGCGCCACAGCTATATCGGCGGCTGGCATATGCCCGGAGGCGGGCTGGAGCGCAACGAGACGGCCGAAGAAGCGCTGGTGAAGGAACTGCGCGAGGAGGGCAATCTCAGGATCATCGGGAAACCACAACTGGTCCAGGTCTATTTCAACACCACGACCACCCGGCGCGACCATGTCGTGTTCTACCGCGTGACGGTCGAGCAGACGGCGCCGAGGCCGCCGGATTGGGAGATATCCGACAGCGGGTTCTTTTCGCTCGAAAGCCTGCCCGAAGGCACGACCGAGGCGACGCATCGCCGCCTCGCCGAACTTCGTGGCGAGCAGGAACCCGACCACCGCTGGTAA
- a CDS encoding metallophosphoesterase family protein has product MFKLAHISDVHLGPLPRLSVQELFSKRITGFVNWHRNRRKHLFGSTLDLLLDDIRAHQADHLAVTGDLVNLASGIEIRAAAAWLRALGDPADTSVVPGNHDAYVPGAYEKSMRAWYDYVRGDLASPQWQEDRHIFPYLRVRDKVAIVGCSTAVATPPFAASGFFSARQARDTVNMLRAAGEAGLFRVVMIHHPPIRGATTFYKRMIGIRRFAAVISTGGAELVLHGHTHLNTLHWLRGQVQPVPVVGVASASQAPGSIKPPAAYNLFSIDGSPGAWELTGERFSLNRTGDAMMPESVDIFAG; this is encoded by the coding sequence ATGTTCAAGCTCGCGCATATTTCCGACGTCCACCTCGGACCGCTGCCCCGTCTTTCTGTTCAAGAGCTGTTTTCAAAACGCATCACCGGCTTTGTGAACTGGCATCGAAATCGACGCAAGCACCTTTTCGGCAGCACGCTGGATCTGTTGCTCGACGACATCCGCGCTCATCAGGCCGATCATTTGGCCGTCACCGGCGACCTCGTCAACCTGGCCAGCGGCATCGAGATCCGTGCCGCCGCCGCCTGGTTGCGCGCGCTCGGCGATCCTGCCGACACCTCGGTCGTTCCCGGCAATCACGACGCCTATGTGCCGGGCGCCTATGAGAAGTCGATGCGCGCCTGGTACGACTATGTCCGCGGCGACCTCGCCTCGCCGCAATGGCAGGAAGACCGCCATATTTTCCCCTATCTGCGCGTCCGTGACAAAGTCGCGATCGTCGGCTGTTCCACGGCAGTCGCCACGCCGCCCTTCGCCGCCTCCGGCTTTTTCAGCGCTCGCCAGGCCCGCGATACGGTGAACATGCTTCGCGCCGCCGGCGAGGCCGGTCTCTTTCGTGTTGTCATGATCCACCATCCGCCGATCCGTGGCGCCACCACCTTCTACAAGCGCATGATCGGTATCCGCCGCTTCGCAGCCGTCATTTCGACCGGCGGCGCCGAGCTCGTGCTGCACGGCCACACGCATCTGAACACGCTGCACTGGCTGCGCGGCCAAGTGCAGCCGGTGCCCGTCGTCGGCGTCGCGTCGGCCTCGCAGGCCCCCGGCAGCATCAAGCCGCCGGCCGCCTACAACCTCTTCTCCATCGATGGCTCTCCAGGGGCCTGGGAACTCACCGGCGAGCGCTTCAGCCTGAACAGGACAGGCGACGCAATGATGCCGGAAAGCGTCGATATTTTCGCAGGTTAG
- a CDS encoding tetratricopeptide repeat protein, with amino-acid sequence MTSPFHRLCRTTLAAGFFFGMASAAFAAGDSNDNTNPPPKTETTKSCTGGKVWDKDKKECVTPKKNSFNDDDLYKFAREFAYAGQYENAITVLNLARDQNDPRILNYLGYANRKAGRIELGMSYYRKALQADENYILARSYMGMALVEQGDIQGARVQLVEIRDRGGEDTWAYRALLQSLNGYRTY; translated from the coding sequence ATGACTTCCCCCTTCCATCGCCTGTGCAGAACCACACTTGCCGCCGGCTTTTTCTTCGGCATGGCGAGCGCCGCCTTCGCGGCCGGCGACAGCAACGACAACACCAATCCTCCGCCGAAGACCGAGACGACCAAGAGCTGCACCGGCGGCAAGGTCTGGGACAAGGACAAGAAGGAATGCGTCACACCGAAGAAGAACAGCTTCAACGATGATGATCTCTATAAGTTCGCCCGCGAATTCGCCTATGCCGGCCAGTATGAGAACGCCATCACCGTGCTCAATCTCGCCCGCGATCAGAACGACCCACGGATCCTGAACTATCTTGGCTATGCCAACCGCAAGGCAGGCCGCATCGAGCTCGGCATGTCCTATTACCGCAAGGCGTTGCAGGCGGATGAGAATTATATTCTCGCCCGCTCCTACATGGGTATGGCGCTGGTGGAACAGGGAGATATCCAGGGGGCGCGCGTCCAGCTCGTCGAAATTCGCGACCGCGGCGGCGAAGACACCTGGGCCTATCGCGCTCTGCTGCAAAGCTTGAACGGCTACAGGACATATTGA
- a CDS encoding RNA polymerase sigma factor, whose translation MRQPATTIDLRRDLVGLLPHLRRFAITLAGEAGVADELVQAVCLRAIAKGHQWSGEGRLESWIYTLARQQWTEDSRKRKTKASARGNVTDIREAARERSASVDPDAIHRMIAEMPEGVSAIFLLVDVEGHSYQQAADIMGISAASVVSQLATARLHFAGLAGTHPIHRY comes from the coding sequence ATGCGTCAGCCCGCAACGACCATCGACCTCCGGCGTGATCTCGTCGGCCTTCTGCCCCATCTTCGTCGCTTCGCGATCACGCTCGCGGGCGAAGCGGGTGTGGCTGATGAACTTGTCCAAGCGGTCTGTCTGCGTGCCATTGCCAAGGGGCATCAGTGGAGCGGCGAAGGCCGGCTGGAAAGCTGGATCTATACGCTTGCCCGCCAGCAATGGACTGAGGACAGCCGCAAGCGCAAGACGAAGGCGTCGGCGCGCGGCAACGTCACCGATATCAGAGAAGCTGCGCGCGAACGCTCGGCTTCGGTCGATCCCGACGCCATCCATCGCATGATCGCCGAAATGCCGGAGGGTGTTTCTGCGATCTTTCTGCTCGTCGATGTCGAAGGCCACAGCTATCAGCAGGCGGCCGACATCATGGGCATTTCGGCGGCAAGCGTCGTCTCCCAACTCGCCACAGCAAGGCTGCATTTCGCTGGACTTGCCGGCACCCACCCCATCCACAGGTACTGA
- a CDS encoding anti-sigma factor family protein, which produces MLDLRKLPLEAQLTALLDGKVSPEQRHELEQRLATDENARRLHEKLRHGADFGRRRLDDVLKEPVPLALVRSIKSTQPPKTPIAQRATRPQVKLAPSGPQALAAALILFVVGCGIGYFAGSTPDADEIATTTSATAPANTSDWLSDVTAYQRLLIRQPRHLVEVPASQAEEISSWLTTAIGVPFRVPDLSAESWTFQGARVILGDSRPVGQLVYSNADGDIISICFRKDAQPPETEDFKETIRDEIGLVTWHNAGTSYVLAGPSAEAALGQLATKIATAI; this is translated from the coding sequence TTGCTCGATCTCAGGAAATTGCCGCTCGAAGCCCAGCTCACCGCCCTTCTCGACGGCAAGGTCTCGCCCGAACAACGGCACGAGCTGGAACAGCGTCTGGCGACCGATGAGAATGCGCGCCGCCTGCATGAAAAGCTGCGCCATGGCGCCGATTTCGGACGACGCCGCCTCGACGATGTCCTGAAGGAGCCGGTCCCGCTCGCCCTCGTCCGCTCTATCAAGAGCACGCAGCCGCCAAAGACGCCGATCGCCCAGCGCGCCACGCGCCCGCAGGTGAAACTGGCCCCCAGCGGCCCACAAGCGCTGGCAGCCGCGCTTATCCTCTTCGTCGTCGGTTGCGGCATCGGCTACTTTGCCGGCTCCACCCCGGATGCAGATGAAATCGCCACGACGACCTCCGCCACGGCGCCGGCCAATACCAGCGACTGGCTGAGTGACGTCACAGCCTATCAACGTCTGCTGATCCGCCAGCCGCGTCACCTCGTCGAAGTGCCGGCCTCGCAGGCGGAGGAAATCTCCAGCTGGCTCACAACTGCGATCGGCGTGCCCTTCCGCGTTCCCGATCTCAGCGCCGAATCCTGGACGTTCCAGGGCGCCCGCGTGATTCTCGGCGACAGCCGCCCCGTCGGGCAGCTCGTCTATTCCAACGCCGACGGCGACATCATCTCCATCTGCTTCCGCAAGGATGCGCAGCCGCCCGAGACCGAAGACTTCAAGGAAACGATCCGGGACGAGATCGGCCTCGTGACTTGGCACAATGCCGGCACATCCTACGTTCTCGCTGGTCCCTCCGCCGAAGCCGCCCTCGGCCAGCTCGCCACGAAGATCGCCACGGCGATTTGA
- the leuA gene encoding 2-isopropylmalate synthase: protein MDTTTSRSSAKGMPDAGVKYRPYPQVNIPDRTWPTKIITKAPVWCSVDLRDGNQALVDPMGHDRKARMFHLLLDMGFKEIEIGFPSASQTDFDFARWCVEEGNVPADVSLQVLVQCRPELITRTFEALEGANRPIVHFYNSTSELQRRVVFAKDVQGIKQIAVDAAKMITDMAAKAGGGYRFEYSPESFTGTELEVALEICNAVIEVVKPTPDNKLIINLPSTVEMATPNVYADQIEWMCRNLDNRENLIVSLHPHNDRGTGIAAAELALLAGADRVEGTLFGNGERTGNVDVVTMALNMFTQGVDPGIDCSNIERIKEVFEYSNQMAISERHPYVGELVYTAFSGSHQDAINKGMKAAQVANHPVWEVPYLPIDPRDVGRSYEAIIRINSQSGKGGIAYILQQDYGLNLPRNLQVEFREDIQRITDVEGKELPSKRIYDRFIERYVTQPDARLKFVDHHTYPDTERKGQRIVAAEITDNGEIKRIEGRGNGPIDGFINALSHYLGIEMSVEDYSEHSLQHGSNAAAISYVETSYPGGKLFGAGINTNIVAASLEAIVSAANRVLEVKAGKA, encoded by the coding sequence ATGGACACCACCACCAGCCGATCCTCAGCAAAAGGCATGCCCGATGCCGGCGTGAAATACCGGCCCTATCCGCAGGTGAACATTCCGGACCGCACCTGGCCGACAAAGATCATCACCAAGGCGCCCGTCTGGTGCTCGGTTGACCTGCGCGACGGCAACCAGGCGCTGGTCGATCCGATGGGTCACGACCGCAAGGCCCGTATGTTCCATCTGTTGCTGGATATGGGTTTCAAGGAAATCGAGATCGGTTTCCCATCGGCGTCGCAGACGGATTTCGATTTCGCCCGCTGGTGCGTGGAGGAGGGCAACGTGCCCGCTGACGTTTCCCTGCAGGTGCTGGTGCAGTGCCGGCCGGAGCTCATCACCCGCACCTTCGAGGCGTTGGAAGGGGCAAATCGGCCGATCGTGCATTTCTACAATTCGACCAGCGAGCTGCAGCGCCGCGTCGTCTTCGCCAAGGATGTGCAGGGTATTAAGCAGATCGCCGTCGATGCCGCCAAGATGATCACCGACATGGCCGCCAAGGCCGGCGGCGGCTATCGTTTCGAATATTCGCCCGAAAGCTTCACCGGCACCGAGCTGGAAGTGGCTCTGGAGATTTGCAATGCCGTCATCGAGGTGGTGAAGCCGACGCCCGACAACAAGCTGATCATCAACCTGCCGTCGACCGTCGAGATGGCGACGCCGAACGTCTATGCCGATCAGATCGAATGGATGTGCCGCAACCTCGACAATCGCGAGAACCTGATCGTGTCGCTGCACCCGCATAACGACCGCGGTACCGGAATCGCCGCCGCCGAACTGGCCTTGCTTGCGGGCGCCGACCGCGTCGAAGGCACGCTGTTCGGCAATGGCGAGCGCACCGGCAATGTCGACGTCGTCACCATGGCATTGAACATGTTCACGCAAGGGGTCGACCCCGGGATCGACTGCTCGAACATCGAGCGCATCAAGGAAGTGTTCGAGTATTCGAACCAGATGGCGATCAGCGAGCGTCACCCCTATGTCGGCGAACTGGTCTACACGGCTTTCTCCGGTTCGCATCAGGATGCGATCAACAAGGGGATGAAGGCGGCGCAGGTCGCCAACCATCCGGTCTGGGAAGTGCCTTACCTGCCGATCGACCCGCGCGATGTCGGTCGCTCTTACGAAGCGATCATCCGCATCAACTCGCAGTCCGGCAAAGGCGGCATCGCCTATATCCTGCAGCAGGATTACGGGCTGAATCTGCCGCGCAACCTTCAGGTCGAGTTCCGCGAAGACATCCAGCGCATCACCGATGTCGAGGGCAAGGAGCTTCCTTCGAAGCGCATCTACGACCGCTTCATCGAGCGCTACGTAACGCAGCCGGACGCGCGCCTGAAATTCGTCGACCACCACACGTATCCGGACACGGAGCGCAAGGGCCAGCGGATCGTCGCGGCCGAGATCACCGACAACGGTGAGATCAAACGCATCGAAGGGCGCGGCAACGGTCCGATCGACGGCTTCATCAACGCGCTGTCGCATTATCTCGGCATCGAGATGTCGGTCGAGGACTATTCGGAGCATTCGCTGCAGCACGGCTCGAACGCCGCCGCGATTTCCTATGTCGAGACCTCCTATCCCGGCGGCAAGCTCTTTGGCGCCGGCATCAATACCAACATCGTCGCGGCATCGCTCGAAGCAATCGTCTCGGCGGCCAATCGGGTGCTCGAGGTGAAGGCCGGCAAGGCCTGA
- a CDS encoding benzoate/H(+) symporter BenE family transporter yields MRHSRSPSSAMLKDFSVQALFMGLLTAFVGSASSFAVVLHGLRAVGATEAQAASGLMALSISMGICAIVLSALTRLPISIAWSTPGAALLASTGVVEGGFNAAVGAFLICAALIVVAGLFKPLGRAVAAIPAPLANAMLAGVLIGLCFAPVKAIGFNPLLGLPIVISWIVVGAFKRLWAVPAALAAFVLVLAFGVDIPEGAFASLERSLVPTAEIVAPVFNLAALISIALPLFIVTMASQNIPGIAVLKVNLYDPKPGPLFAVTGFFSLLSAPFGGHAINLAAITAAMCAGQDAHADPKRRYWASLIAGIGYVILGLLAGAVTAFVALAPPILIEAVAGLALVGAFSSSAMSAFQAPESREAAAITFLVTASGVSFGGISGAFWGLIAGGLMLALSRLVKRSKDRAQQA; encoded by the coding sequence ATGCGCCATTCCCGCAGCCCGAGTTCCGCCATGCTCAAAGATTTTTCCGTCCAGGCCCTGTTCATGGGGCTGTTGACTGCTTTCGTCGGTTCCGCCAGCTCTTTTGCCGTCGTGCTGCACGGCCTGCGGGCGGTCGGCGCGACAGAGGCACAGGCAGCTTCGGGGCTGATGGCATTGTCGATCTCCATGGGGATCTGCGCGATCGTGCTCAGCGCCTTGACCCGATTGCCGATCAGCATCGCCTGGTCGACGCCGGGCGCGGCATTGCTTGCAAGCACCGGGGTGGTCGAGGGTGGCTTCAATGCGGCAGTCGGGGCGTTTCTCATCTGCGCGGCGCTGATCGTCGTTGCCGGACTGTTCAAGCCGCTCGGCCGCGCGGTTGCCGCCATCCCCGCGCCGCTCGCCAATGCGATGCTCGCCGGCGTGCTGATCGGTCTCTGCTTCGCGCCTGTAAAGGCGATAGGTTTCAATCCGCTGCTCGGTCTGCCGATCGTTATTTCCTGGATCGTTGTCGGCGCCTTCAAGCGGCTCTGGGCGGTGCCGGCAGCACTCGCAGCCTTCGTGCTGGTGCTCGCCTTCGGCGTCGATATCCCTGAAGGCGCTTTCGCCTCGCTTGAACGATCGCTGGTGCCGACGGCGGAAATCGTCGCGCCTGTATTCAATCTCGCCGCCCTTATTTCGATCGCGCTGCCGCTCTTCATCGTCACCATGGCATCGCAGAATATTCCCGGCATCGCGGTACTGAAGGTCAATCTCTACGATCCAAAACCCGGCCCGCTCTTTGCCGTCACCGGTTTCTTCTCACTGCTGTCGGCGCCTTTCGGCGGCCACGCCATTAATCTGGCGGCGATCACTGCGGCCATGTGCGCCGGGCAGGATGCCCATGCCGATCCGAAACGGCGCTATTGGGCATCGCTGATCGCCGGCATCGGTTACGTCATTCTCGGGCTGCTTGCGGGCGCGGTGACGGCTTTCGTGGCGCTCGCGCCTCCCATTCTGATCGAGGCAGTGGCGGGGCTGGCGTTGGTCGGCGCTTTTTCGTCCTCGGCGATGTCGGCGTTCCAGGCGCCGGAATCGCGCGAGGCGGCCGCGATCACCTTTCTCGTCACCGCATCCGGCGTTTCCTTCGGCGGCATTTCAGGCGCCTTCTGGGGATTGATCGCCGGCGGGTTGATGCTGGCGCTGTCGCGGCTTGTGAAGAGGTCCAAAGACCGCGCTCAGCAGGCGTGA